CGATTTGTCGCCTGGCATGGGGCTGACCTTTTTTGTCAGCCGCGCAGAAGCTCAGAGCGACAGGATCTGGCCCGCCTGCAGGGCGGCGATGCGGTGCGGGGTGGCCAGGGCGCCGACTTCCTGCATCACCGCATCGACCTCGCCGGGCTTGATATGGGTGATGTGCACGTCGATGCTGCCGCCCAGCTGGGCCAGCTCCTTGCCGAGCGCGGCCGGGCAGAGGTGGCGGCTGATGCGCGCCAGCTGGCGCTCCTCGTCGCTGAAGGCGGTTTCGATCACCAGATGGGCCACCTTGATCTGGGCCAGGCGCTGCCACAGGGCCGGATTGGGGCCGGTGTCGCCGGTGTAGACCCAGTGGCCCGCCGCACCGCCGTCGACCGCGAAGCCACAGGCCGGCACCGTGTGCTCGGCGCTCAGCACCTCGACCGCGCGTCCGCCCGGCAGCTGCAGGCGCTGGCCGATCTCGAAGGGGCGCAGCGCCAGCACCGGATGTTCGGCGCTGGGCAGGCGGGTGAAGTCGGGCCAGATCACGCCGTTGAACACATGCTGGCGCAGCGCTTCCAGGGTCGGCGCCAGGCCGAAGACCTGGATCGGCGGGCGCTGGGCCTGGGCACGCAGGCGCAGCACCGAGTCGGCCAGCAGCGGGATGCCCAGCACATGGTCCAGATGGGAATGGCTGAGCAGGATATGGTCGACACGCGCCAGCGCCTCCAGGCCCAGGTCGCCCACGCCGGTGCCGGCGTCGATGAGCACATCGTCGTCCAGCAGGAAAGCGGTGGTCTTGTATCCGGCGGCGATCGCGCCGGAACAGCCCAGGACTCTTATTTTCATGCGCGGCGTTGAAGCAGGCGAGCCCGGGGCTCGGTGAACGGGGGGCTCCAATTTACGCATGCCAGCGGCGCGCGCAAGCCGCCTTTTTCGCGTTTCTCAGCCGTTCGAGGGAGAAGCCGCGCGGCGCGTGACTTGCTGCACGGCAGCGCCCTCGCCCGCCGGCCCGTCCGGCTACTACTGCTGCTGCACGAACTGCATCTGGGTGCCGGCCAGCTCGATCACATCGCCGCTCTTGAGCGCGATCGATTCGCCGGTCAGCGGCACGCCGTTGACGCTGGGCCGGGCGCCGCCCTCGACATGGGCGAACACATAGCCGCTGGGCCGCTTGGTGATCGAGGCCACCTGCACGCCGGGCTTGCCGACCGTCGTGACCACCTTGGTCAGGCTGACCTCGCGGCCGGCGGCGGCACCGGTCAGCACCTTGATCGTGGCCGGGGTCGCCGCGCTGGCCGGCGAACCGAGGGCGCCGAAGGACGAGGGCAGGCCGAAGCCGCTGGGCGTGCCGCCCGGCTTCAGGATCATGGTCTTCTCGTAGTCCATGCTGTCTTCCAGCAGGAACTTGATCTTGTACTTGCCCACCTCGACGACATCGTTGTTGGCCAGCAGCTGCTTCTTGATGGCCTTGCCGTTGATGTAGGTACCGTTGGTGGAGTTCAGGTCCTCGATGAACACATCGGCGCCGACCATCTGCAGCACGGCGTGCTCGCCGCTGACCGCCAGGTTGTCGATCACGATGTCGTTGTAAGGCCGCCGCCCGAGCGTGGTCTTGTCCTTGGTGATCTGCACCTCCTTGATCACCACTCCGTCGAGCGAAACCACCAGTTTGCCCATGCTTGACCTCAGTCCTATTGTCTCGTTGGCGTGCCGGGCCCGGCGACGCGAAGGAAGTAGATGAAGAAGATAGAGGACGGCGTTGCCGTTACCTACGATCGTCTACCGAAGGGCCACCAGGTCCGGCTGACAGGCTTGGCGCGACCCTCCGCGCGAGCCAGCACAATCGCAATATTATCCTTGCCACCCATGTCATTGGCGCCGCTTATCAAGGCTTGGGCCGCTTCGGACAGCGAAGGGTGGTTTATCAGCAACTGCGCCAGGGCGTCGTCGTCCAGCATATCGGACAGCCCGTCGGAGCAGAGCAGGAACAGATCACCCGGCTGCACCTCGTGCTGATGCAGCTCCAGCATCACCGTGTCCTCGACGCCGACCGCGCGGGTCACCAGGTTGCGGTTGTTCGAGAAGGCGGCCTCCTCGGGCGTCAGCAGGCCGGCGTCGAGCTGCTCCTGCAGCAGCGAATGGTCGCGGGTCAGCTGGGTGAACTGGCCGTTGCGCAAACGGTAGGCGCGCGAGTCGCCGACATGGCCCAGCAGCAGCCCGCCCTCCAGGAACACCGCCAGCACCAGGGTCGTGCCCATGCCGGCATAGCGCGGGTTGGTGTTCGCGGCATTGAAGATCGCGCGGTTGGCGTTGTCGACGCAGATGTCCATCGCGCGCCGCACATCGGCCGGCGCCGCCTTGCCGCCGGCCTCCTTCAGCCAGCGGCCCAGCTCGGCCTTGATGAAGCTGGTCAGCATCTGGCTGGCCACCTCGCCGGCGTTGTAACCGCCCATGCCGTCGGCCAGCACCGCCAGGCCCACCGCCTCGTCCACCGCCACCGAGTCTTCGTTGTTGTCGCGCGCGCGGCCAACATCGGTTGCGCTGAAGATCTCCACGGTCATGGGCGGGCGGGTTGAAGTAAAGGGAAGGAAATATCTCAGGGATTGTGCCCCGGCTCACCGCGCTCCAGGCGC
This genomic stretch from Roseateles sp. DAIF2 harbors:
- a CDS encoding MBL fold metallo-hydrolase, producing MKIRVLGCSGAIAAGYKTTAFLLDDDVLIDAGTGVGDLGLEALARVDHILLSHSHLDHVLGIPLLADSVLRLRAQAQRPPIQVFGLAPTLEALRQHVFNGVIWPDFTRLPSAEHPVLALRPFEIGQRLQLPGGRAVEVLSAEHTVPACGFAVDGGAAGHWVYTGDTGPNPALWQRLAQIKVAHLVIETAFSDEERQLARISRHLCPAALGKELAQLGGSIDVHITHIKPGEVDAVMQEVGALATPHRIAALQAGQILSL
- a CDS encoding FHA domain-containing protein, giving the protein MGKLVVSLDGVVIKEVQITKDKTTLGRRPYNDIVIDNLAVSGEHAVLQMVGADVFIEDLNSTNGTYINGKAIKKQLLANNDVVEVGKYKIKFLLEDSMDYEKTMILKPGGTPSGFGLPSSFGALGSPASAATPATIKVLTGAAAGREVSLTKVVTTVGKPGVQVASITKRPSGYVFAHVEGGARPSVNGVPLTGESIALKSGDVIELAGTQMQFVQQQ
- a CDS encoding Stp1/IreP family PP2C-type Ser/Thr phosphatase, with amino-acid sequence MTVEIFSATDVGRARDNNEDSVAVDEAVGLAVLADGMGGYNAGEVASQMLTSFIKAELGRWLKEAGGKAAPADVRRAMDICVDNANRAIFNAANTNPRYAGMGTTLVLAVFLEGGLLLGHVGDSRAYRLRNGQFTQLTRDHSLLQEQLDAGLLTPEEAAFSNNRNLVTRAVGVEDTVMLELHQHEVQPGDLFLLCSDGLSDMLDDDALAQLLINHPSLSEAAQALISGANDMGGKDNIAIVLARAEGRAKPVSRTWWPFGRRS